In Patescibacteria group bacterium, a single window of DNA contains:
- a CDS encoding diacylglycerol kinase family protein — MFFNRLIKSFINAFRGIGYTFRHEVSFRIQIIFAIVVLIGAFYLPLRTLERVVIILLVAMVLILELANSVLERVVDLFQPKIDYIAKAVKDIMAAAVFVAALASVVVGLIIFVPYLLKI; from the coding sequence ATGTTTTTCAATCGTTTAATTAAAAGTTTCATCAATGCTTTTCGGGGGATAGGGTATACCTTTCGCCACGAAGTCAGCTTCAGAATTCAGATTATTTTTGCAATTGTTGTTTTAATCGGCGCTTTTTATTTGCCTTTGAGAACTCTGGAAAGAGTGGTGATTATCTTATTAGTGGCGATGGTTTTAATTTTGGAACTGGCCAATTCGGTATTGGAAAGAGTGGTTGATTTATTTCAACCGAAAATAGATTATATCGCCAAAGCGGTTAAAGATATTATGGCCGCCGCGGTTTTTGTGGCCGCCTTGGCTTCGGTCGTGGTGGGACTAATTATCTTCGTACCATATCTTCTTAAAATTTAA
- the ftsA gene encoding cell division protein FtsA: protein MSSKEIITGIDLGSKSIKIAVGQEVAGELNIIGLAEEPSEGISKGMIISIEDTISSLSSCLEKIDKMISMQIEHAYIGISGSHIISQESKGVIAISRADGEIKDDDVRRVLEAAQTVVTPPNYEFIHSIPRSFTVDNQPGIIDPIGMTGVRLEVESQIILGLSNQIKNLTKCFYRVGVNIDDKILSVLAAAETVLSRRQKDFGVAVVNLGHTTTSLVVFEEGDILLAKVLPIGARHITGDISLGLKIPLDLAEAIKLRYGTTLPDKVDKHEQINLKDLDENEEGLVSRKEVAKIIEARCEEIFEIVDKELMTVARSGKLPAGVVLIGGGSKLDGLVETAKNVFKTPASIGVSQGFTSGINKSYDPIFSTAVGLVLYGPKNSIRNTKVLKNETFSKIKKMFKMLNPL from the coding sequence ATGTCTTCCAAAGAAATAATTACAGGAATTGACCTCGGGTCAAAATCAATAAAAATCGCCGTTGGGCAAGAAGTTGCCGGTGAGTTGAATATTATCGGCTTGGCCGAAGAACCATCGGAAGGAATTTCAAAAGGAATGATTATCAGCATTGAAGATACCATTTCTTCTCTTTCTTCTTGTCTTGAAAAAATTGATAAAATGATAAGCATGCAAATAGAGCATGCTTATATCGGTATTTCCGGCTCGCATATTATTTCGCAAGAAAGCAAGGGCGTGATAGCCATTTCCCGAGCTGACGGAGAAATAAAAGACGATGATGTCAGAAGAGTTTTGGAAGCGGCTCAAACCGTGGTTACGCCGCCGAATTATGAATTCATTCACAGCATCCCGAGAAGTTTTACGGTTGATAATCAGCCCGGAATCATAGATCCGATCGGTATGACCGGCGTGCGCTTGGAAGTGGAATCGCAAATTATTTTAGGCCTTTCAAATCAAATTAAAAATTTAACAAAATGTTTTTATCGCGTCGGCGTTAACATTGATGACAAAATTTTATCGGTTTTGGCCGCCGCGGAAACAGTGCTTTCCAGAAGACAGAAAGATTTCGGCGTGGCCGTGGTCAATTTGGGACACACCACCACCAGCTTGGTTGTTTTTGAAGAAGGAGATATTTTATTGGCAAAAGTGTTGCCCATTGGCGCCCGCCATATTACCGGCGATATTTCTCTCGGTTTGAAAATTCCTCTTGATTTGGCCGAGGCGATTAAATTAAGATATGGAACAACTTTGCCCGACAAAGTGGACAAGCATGAACAAATCAATTTGAAAGATTTGGATGAAAATGAAGAAGGCCTGGTTTCCAGAAAAGAAGTGGCGAAAATCATTGAAGCAAGATGCGAAGAAATTTTTGAAATAGTTGATAAAGAATTAATGACCGTGGCCAGAAGCGGCAAATTGCCGGCCGGCGTGGTCTTGATCGGCGGGGGATCAAAATTGGACGGATTGGTGGAAACGGCTAAAAATGTTTTCAAAACTCCGGCTTCAATCGGCGTGTCTCAAGGATTCACGAGCGGAATCAATAAATCTTACGACCCGATTTTTTCCACAGCCGTGGGTTTGGTTTTATACGGACCGAAAAACAGCATCAGGAACACAAAAGTTCTCAAGAATGAAACTTTTTCAAAAATAAAAAAAATGTTTAAAATGCTTAATCCGCTTTAA
- the ftsZ gene encoding cell division protein FtsZ: MAQSKNQSSKLAVKIKVIGIGGAGGATIGRLIKAKINNIEYVAINTDFKSLDSIKGKVQKIKIGKKITKGLGTGMNLELGRMAIEESINDVKKSLNNADLIFIVSGLGGGTGSVVTPIVAELAKKNGALVIGVMTTPFIFEGAQRKHIADEALKKIIHRVDAMVTIPNSRLLQTIDKSTPLLEAFNISSEILKQAIEGIYNILNLPGLINIDFVEVKTVIENAGETILGMGTAEGEDRARQAAKLALENPLIDISIKGAKKVLCTISGGPDLTMNEVYEITQEITNQIGKEAQIIFGAVTDDNLKNKVKVTIVATGFSQLHSYTPIFEPFHKKEFTETPLPQKSSIKEEKKEILKIEPISKQEYKSKFQNNSELSEDELEIPAYLRKKKM, encoded by the coding sequence ATGGCTCAATCCAAAAATCAGTCGTCAAAGTTGGCGGTAAAAATAAAAGTTATTGGCATCGGCGGGGCGGGTGGAGCGACTATCGGCAGGCTGATTAAAGCTAAAATAAACAATATTGAATACGTCGCCATCAATACTGATTTTAAATCTCTGGATTCAATCAAGGGAAAAGTTCAAAAAATAAAAATAGGAAAAAAAATCACCAAAGGATTGGGAACGGGAATGAATTTGGAACTGGGCAGAATGGCTATTGAAGAAAGCATCAATGACGTGAAAAAATCTTTAAACAACGCTGACTTGATTTTTATCGTTTCCGGATTGGGCGGGGGAACGGGCAGCGTGGTAACGCCCATTGTGGCGGAATTGGCGAAAAAAAATGGAGCTCTTGTTATCGGCGTAATGACTACGCCTTTTATTTTTGAAGGAGCTCAACGCAAGCATATTGCCGATGAAGCTCTTAAAAAAATAATTCATCGAGTTGACGCGATGGTTACCATTCCGAACAGCCGGCTTTTGCAGACCATTGATAAATCAACTCCTTTATTGGAAGCGTTTAATATTTCCAGCGAAATTTTAAAACAGGCGATAGAAGGAATTTATAATATTCTTAATTTGCCCGGTTTGATTAACATAGATTTTGTTGAAGTCAAAACGGTTATTGAAAACGCCGGAGAAACAATACTCGGCATGGGCACGGCCGAAGGAGAGGACAGAGCCAGGCAAGCCGCAAAATTGGCCTTGGAAAATCCTTTAATAGATATTTCCATCAAGGGAGCGAAAAAAGTTCTTTGCACCATCAGCGGCGGACCGGATTTAACCATGAATGAAGTTTATGAAATCACTCAAGAAATCACCAATCAAATCGGAAAAGAGGCGCAAATTATTTTCGGCGCCGTAACAGATGATAATTTAAAAAATAAAGTTAAGGTGACGATTGTCGCCACGGGTTTCAGCCAATTGCATTCTTATACGCCAATTTTTGAGCCGTTCCACAAAAAAGAATTTACCGAAACTCCACTGCCTCAAAAATCTTCAATTAAAGAAGAAAAAAAAGAAATATTGAAAATAGAACCGATTTCAAAACAGGAATATAAATCAAAGTTTCAAAACAACAGCGAATTGTCGGAAGATGAATTGGAAATTCCCGCGTATTTGAGAAAGAAAAAGATGTAA
- a CDS encoding Fic family protein → MTKILNVFNNINSLRERYYKASIGKQALIKLIAETEVAEQVYNSNAIENSTLTFEETEKILLQIDLDRFITEREIFEAKNLAKVVSYIDKKAKEQELTLEVILSLHKMLISNIRDDVAGRFRKDNEFVRVGNHIAPNPKEVVDRLEKMLAEYNAASHENIIKRIAKLHLAFEYTHPFIDGNGRIGRVINNYLLIREGFVPINIKFIDRKKYYEAFKEFDEKGATAVMEEIVGRALTNSYHKRLAYLEGKKIITLADYAKNNKLSHSNLINKAVRQTIEAFLEKNVWKIGVNNTKK, encoded by the coding sequence ATGACAAAAATACTTAATGTTTTCAATAATATAAATTCTCTTCGTGAGAGATACTATAAAGCGTCTATAGGCAAGCAGGCGCTTATTAAACTTATCGCCGAAACCGAAGTCGCCGAACAGGTTTATAACTCAAACGCCATTGAAAACAGCACGCTTACTTTCGAAGAAACCGAAAAAATACTTCTTCAAATTGATTTGGACAGATTTATTACCGAACGAGAAATTTTTGAAGCAAAGAATTTGGCAAAAGTTGTATCCTATATAGACAAAAAAGCCAAAGAACAAGAACTTACACTTGAAGTAATTTTATCACTTCATAAAATGTTAATTTCAAATATCCGCGATGATGTCGCCGGAAGATTTAGAAAAGACAATGAATTTGTGCGTGTTGGAAACCATATAGCCCCGAATCCAAAAGAAGTAGTGGATCGCCTTGAAAAAATGTTGGCGGAATATAATGCCGCAAGCCATGAGAATATTATTAAGCGCATAGCGAAATTGCATCTTGCTTTTGAATATACCCATCCGTTTATTGACGGCAATGGCCGCATTGGACGCGTTATTAACAATTATTTACTGATACGAGAAGGATTCGTCCCGATAAATATAAAATTTATTGACAGGAAAAAATATTATGAAGCATTTAAAGAATTTGACGAAAAAGGCGCGACGGCTGTTATGGAAGAAATAGTGGGTAGGGCGCTTACTAATAGTTATCACAAACGATTGGCATATTTGGAAGGTAAAAAAATTATCACTCTGGCTGACTATGCTAAAAATAATAAACTTTCGCATTCAAATCTTATAAATAAAGCGGTTCGTCAAACAATTGAAGCTTTCTTGGAAAAGAATGTCTGGAAGATCGGCGTTAATAATACTAAAAAATAA
- a CDS encoding WYL domain-containing protein yields the protein MYSIIETIKQAASKRKILKIIYREKDGTSEGWRYIEPYSFSHDDGEDGLFAWDISKGGIRRFSFDRINDIQLTDETYNPRYGIEI from the coding sequence ATGTACTCAATTATAGAAACAATCAAACAGGCTGCCAGTAAAAGAAAGATTTTAAAGATTATTTATCGTGAGAAAGATGGTACAAGCGAGGGGTGGCGATATATAGAACCCTATAGTTTCAGTCATGATGATGGCGAAGACGGTCTTTTTGCTTGGGATATTAGTAAAGGTGGCATCAGGAGATTTTCATTTGATAGAATTAATGATATTCAACTCACTGATGAAACATATAATCCGCGTTATGGGATAGAAATTTAA
- a CDS encoding NYN domain-containing protein gives MENKKFKLKIKKRTLLIIDWANVWGWSKTLKWEVCPQKLFKFFDRPKIIDKRFYYGVEKGQPKSENFELEIKNIGFTPIFKEVKWIPVLLEEQSHFKKIVKDLFNVLDNVKNTNSNISNKLYELIKKINDLSETSVGNNKESFNLSSEKSLKEIFDLIEELDIDLKNLNIEIGGLQENLKLPVRRRKCDFDVEITRDALNAQDNYDTLLLFSGDGDYSALTADLIAKGKKVILVFASDHLGKEYREIKSNLFYACLIDNLRDILQK, from the coding sequence ATGGAAAATAAAAAATTTAAATTAAAAATAAAAAAAAGAACTTTACTTATTATTGATTGGGCAAACGTTTGGGGTTGGTCAAAAACTTTAAAATGGGAAGTATGCCCTCAAAAATTATTTAAATTTTTTGATAGACCAAAAATTATTGATAAAAGATTTTATTATGGAGTAGAAAAGGGTCAGCCAAAATCAGAAAATTTTGAATTAGAAATTAAAAACATCGGATTTACTCCTATTTTTAAAGAAGTTAAATGGATACCAGTTTTGCTGGAAGAACAGTCTCATTTTAAGAAAATTGTTAAAGATTTATTTAATGTATTAGATAATGTGAAAAATACAAATTCTAATATTTCAAATAAACTTTATGAGTTGATTAAAAAAATCAATGATTTGTCTGAAACAAGCGTTGGTAACAACAAGGAATCTTTTAACTTGTCTAGTGAGAAAAGTTTAAAGGAAATATTTGACTTAATTGAAGAATTGGATATTGATTTGAAAAATTTGAATATTGAAATAGGCGGGCTTCAAGAAAATTTAAAATTGCCGGTTCGAAGGCGGAAATGTGATTTTGATGTAGAAATAACTAGAGATGCTTTGAATGCTCAAGATAATTATGATACATTATTGTTATTTAGTGGGGATGGTGATTATTCTGCCTTAACAGCGGATTTAATTGCAAAAGGTAAAAAGGTAATTTTAGTTTTTGCTTCTGATCATTTAGGGAAGGAATATCGAGAGATAAAGAGTAATCTTTTTTATGCTTGTTTAATTGATAATTTAAGAGATATTTTACAAAAATAA
- a CDS encoding tetratricopeptide repeat protein — translation MHAKILNQDADTYYNEGIGLEKLGHYEEAIEMYDQAIKINPRFDAAYYSKGRTLNELGNYREAIKMFDQAIKIAPQFAWIYNKGYQEVIERSCQAIKFRGSDLNELGNYREAIKMFDQAIKIDPQNADVYIRKGYALDKLGNHREAIKMYKKALKIDPHFGE, via the coding sequence ATGCATGCAAAAATTTTAAATCAAGATGCCGATACTTATTACAATGAAGGAATAGGCTTAGAAAAATTGGGACACTACGAAGAAGCAATAGAAATGTATGACCAAGCAATTAAAATTAATCCTCGATTTGACGCCGCCTATTACAGTAAAGGAAGGACCTTAAATGAATTAGGGAATTACAGAGAAGCGATAAAAATGTTTGATCAGGCAATTAAAATTGCCCCTCAATTTGCCTGGATTTATAATAAAGGATATCAAGAAGTGATAGAAAGATCCTGTCAGGCAATCAAATTTAGAGGAAGTGACTTAAATGAATTAGGGAATTACAGAGAAGCGATAAAAATGTTTGATCAGGCAATTAAAATTGATCCTCAGAATGCCGATGTTTATATTAGAAAAGGATATGCCTTAGATAAATTAGGTAATCATAGAGAAGCGATAAAAATGTATAAAAAGGCACTTAAAATTGATCCTCATTTTGGAGAATAA